A region from the Halosolutus gelatinilyticus genome encodes:
- a CDS encoding bacterio-opsin activator domain-containing protein yields the protein MTGHWYWFDSDTVGDRTTNRSPRNRLPTGGNGSYELDADFRFVAVSDPFVELTGYDSETLLGAHASIVLSDAAVETAEALVEAPAERSATGASADRDRSHGRRNRVVVTIDAPVRSADGETIPCTHRLQRQERVDESDGRIVATVRTDALETPDATGVQETGAADRGDPRADERAANAESTRGDGATTASAGDSAAVLADRDDRSPVLSEAVDRIADGFYVLDADLEYAYVNDRARALLGDPRDGDFDRRAFEPPLFSAAHERALNRQRRLTVETYHPPADAWLEARIFPSETGLTGCVREITERTEREKENRLLRSIFEDVHDAILFGDENEIVAANPAACELLGIDRTALRGRSLTEFVHDSHDVESAWDSFVADGRYRGSFSLIRPDGSERIVDCNAVADVLPGVHVSVLRDTTEARNRERQLERQRERLTALDHVYGVARDLNDAIVTGSTREELERVTCESLADAPSYLFAFVAAVDPSEGTVFHRAEAGIDGYLESIPLSIDADAPAGQGPLGRAVRTQEIQVSNDVFADPDFEPWHEDAREHGYRSAAAVPVTHDGALYGVLGITSEREYAFTDEERAAIGQLGEILGHAIAGLERTQVLLGETVIELELVIDDAVSIFDGPDMDGQSVWLDRVIRIGDDRYLEYGTTAAETLPDIEELVECVPHWDAITVLDRAGDEVRFELTIASPPLFSVVESHGGYVESAAIHDGDYITTLHFSQDTDVRAVTDAIKEIYPSVQIIARRQITPVNESIGQLQSHLARKLTDRQQTALETAYYAGFFEWPRDSSGEEIAAALGISPATFHEHLRTAQQKLIETIVNGPDTLHGGPPDD from the coding sequence ATGACAGGGCACTGGTACTGGTTCGACTCCGATACTGTCGGGGATCGAACGACGAACCGTTCGCCCCGGAATCGGCTGCCGACCGGCGGCAACGGATCGTACGAACTCGACGCCGATTTCCGGTTTGTCGCCGTCAGTGATCCCTTCGTCGAACTCACCGGCTACGACAGCGAGACGCTGCTCGGAGCGCACGCGTCGATCGTCCTGTCCGACGCGGCCGTCGAAACCGCCGAGGCGCTCGTGGAGGCGCCCGCCGAGCGGAGCGCGACCGGTGCGTCCGCCGATCGCGACCGCTCGCACGGGCGGCGCAACCGGGTAGTCGTCACGATCGACGCCCCCGTCCGAAGCGCCGACGGCGAGACGATCCCGTGTACACATCGGTTACAGCGCCAGGAACGGGTCGACGAAAGCGACGGTCGAATCGTCGCGACGGTTCGAACCGACGCGCTCGAAACGCCTGACGCGACCGGCGTTCAAGAGACGGGGGCCGCCGACCGCGGCGATCCGCGCGCCGACGAACGGGCCGCGAACGCCGAGTCAACCCGCGGTGACGGTGCGACGACCGCGAGCGCCGGCGATAGCGCGGCGGTACTCGCGGACCGCGACGATCGGTCGCCGGTCCTCTCGGAGGCGGTCGATCGCATCGCGGACGGGTTCTACGTCCTCGACGCCGACCTGGAGTACGCGTACGTCAACGACCGGGCTCGCGCCCTGCTCGGCGATCCCCGCGACGGGGACTTCGATCGACGCGCGTTCGAACCGCCGTTGTTCTCCGCCGCCCACGAGCGCGCCCTCAACCGCCAGCGCCGGCTCACCGTCGAAACGTACCATCCGCCGGCCGACGCGTGGCTCGAGGCGCGCATCTTTCCCTCCGAAACGGGCCTCACGGGCTGCGTCCGCGAGATCACCGAGCGAACCGAGCGCGAGAAGGAGAACCGGCTCCTGCGGTCGATCTTCGAGGACGTCCACGACGCCATTCTCTTCGGGGACGAAAACGAGATCGTCGCGGCCAACCCGGCCGCCTGCGAGCTGCTCGGGATCGATAGGACGGCGTTGCGCGGCCGATCGCTCACGGAATTCGTCCACGATAGCCACGACGTCGAGTCCGCGTGGGACTCGTTCGTCGCCGACGGCCGGTACCGCGGTTCGTTCTCGCTGATCCGCCCCGACGGCAGCGAACGAATCGTCGACTGTAACGCCGTGGCCGACGTCCTTCCGGGCGTTCACGTCTCCGTCCTCCGGGACACTACCGAGGCGCGCAATCGCGAACGGCAACTCGAGCGTCAGCGAGAACGCCTGACGGCGCTGGATCACGTCTACGGCGTCGCTCGCGATCTCAACGACGCGATCGTGACCGGATCGACGAGGGAGGAACTCGAACGGGTCACCTGCGAGTCGCTCGCCGACGCCCCGTCCTACCTGTTCGCCTTCGTCGCCGCCGTCGATCCGTCGGAGGGAACGGTGTTCCACCGCGCCGAGGCGGGCATCGACGGCTACCTCGAGTCGATTCCGCTTTCGATCGACGCCGACGCGCCCGCGGGGCAGGGGCCGCTCGGCCGCGCGGTCCGAACGCAGGAGATCCAGGTGTCGAACGACGTGTTCGCCGATCCCGACTTCGAGCCGTGGCACGAGGACGCGCGCGAACACGGCTACCGATCCGCCGCCGCGGTGCCGGTCACACACGACGGCGCCCTCTACGGCGTCCTGGGAATCACGAGCGAACGCGAGTACGCGTTCACCGACGAAGAGCGGGCGGCCATCGGCCAGCTGGGCGAAATTCTGGGCCACGCGATCGCCGGGCTCGAGCGCACGCAGGTCCTGCTCGGCGAGACGGTGATCGAACTCGAACTCGTCATCGACGACGCCGTCTCGATTTTCGACGGCCCCGACATGGACGGCCAGTCGGTCTGGCTGGATCGGGTCATCCGGATCGGCGACGACCGGTACCTGGAGTACGGAACCACGGCCGCGGAGACGCTGCCGGACATCGAGGAGCTCGTCGAGTGCGTTCCACACTGGGACGCGATCACGGTGCTCGATCGCGCGGGTGACGAGGTCCGGTTCGAACTCACGATCGCGTCGCCGCCGCTGTTCTCGGTCGTCGAGTCCCACGGCGGCTACGTCGAGTCGGCGGCGATCCACGACGGGGACTACATCACGACGCTGCACTTCTCCCAGGATACCGACGTCAGGGCCGTCACGGACGCGATCAAGGAGATCTATCCCAGCGTCCAGATCATCGCCCGGCGGCAGATCACGCCCGTGAACGAGTCGATCGGGCAACTCCAGTCGCACCTGGCTCGCAAGCTCACCGATCGCCAGCAGACGGCGCTGGAGACGGCCTACTACGCCGGCTTCTTCGAGTGGCCCCGCGACAGTTCCGGCGAGGAGATCGCAGCGGCGCTCGGCATCTCGCCGGCGACGTTCCACGAACACCTCCGGACGGCACAGCAGAAACTGATCGAGACGATCGTCAACGGGCCGGACACGCTACACGGCGGCCCACCCGACGATTGA